The proteins below are encoded in one region of Micromonospora pisi:
- a CDS encoding transposase — MIHQLFGVDYTLRGVSYLLHRIGYTVQVPARRPVERDPEQIAGWRRRRWPAVLAAGAECVDLLPGRGGSDPATAESQDVGQAWAYSGGRGGVSGKGSGRVSIAGLVCLKPGERGRFVWRTITHRGRKGERSSFSETDYANLLDQVHQRLRAPIILVWDNLDTHVSAAVRALIAARNWLTVIRLPAYAPDLNPTEGAWAHLKRGLADERSTRFGDRVSVSG; from the coding sequence GTGATTCACCAACTGTTCGGGGTCGACTACACCCTGCGCGGGGTGTCCTACCTGCTGCACCGCATCGGCTACACCGTCCAGGTACCTGCCCGGCGGCCGGTCGAACGTGACCCGGAGCAGATCGCCGGGTGGCGGCGGCGCCGCTGGCCAGCGGTACTAGCGGCGGGCGCGGAGTGCGTGGATCTGCTTCCAGGACGAGGCGGGTCAGACCCTGCGACCGCCGAAAGCCAAGACGTGGGCCAGGCGTGGGCGTACTCCGGTGGTCGGGGTGGGGTGTCGGGCAAGGGCTCCGGTCGGGTCTCGATCGCCGGCCTGGTCTGTCTCAAGCCCGGCGAGCGGGGCAGGTTCGTGTGGCGCACCATTACCCACCGCGGCCGTAAGGGTGAGCGCAGCAGTTTCTCCGAGACCGACTATGCGAATCTGCTCGACCAGGTCCACCAGCGTCTACGGGCCCCGATCATCCTGGTCTGGGACAACTTGGACACGCACGTCAGCGCCGCGGTGCGCGCACTCATCGCCGCCCGGAACTGGCTGACCGTGATCCGGCTACCTGCCTACGCCCCCGACCTGAACCCGACCGAGGGCGCCTGGGCACATCTGAAACGCGGCCTAGCCGATGAGAGGTCGACTCGATTCGGGGATCGGGTCTCGGTCAGTGGCTAG
- a CDS encoding helix-turn-helix domain-containing protein produces MRYPDGGGLSEAGRQRREAVRRQAAEMFGHDESTARVAARLRVSEKSVRQWRRTWKAGGDEALASTGAGGSTCKLTDEQLRQLTEVLTPARPDGAGRTSGGPSLASLR; encoded by the coding sequence GTGAGGTATCCCGATGGTGGTGGTCTGAGCGAGGCTGGTCGGCAGCGTCGAGAAGCGGTACGCCGGCAAGCGGCCGAGATGTTCGGGCACGACGAGTCGACCGCGCGGGTCGCGGCCCGACTGCGGGTGTCGGAGAAGTCGGTACGACAGTGGCGGCGTACGTGGAAAGCCGGCGGCGACGAGGCGTTGGCCTCGACCGGGGCGGGCGGGTCAACGTGCAAACTCACCGACGAACAACTCCGCCAGTTGACCGAGGTACTGACGCCGGCCCGGCCGGACGGGGCTGGGCGGACCAGCGGTGGACCCTCGCTCGCATCGCTGAGGTGA
- a CDS encoding alpha/beta fold hydrolase, with protein MGGKRVPESFTEQTARVGNLTINYIRGGRGSTLVLLHGYPQTWYMWRKVLPELARHYTVIAPDLRGAGGSDAPAGGYDKKTLAGDVYGLLSQLGLEQDVSLVGHDIGAMVAYAYAAVHPDQVSKLVLAEAPIPDQSLYQAPALTPNGPAAWNYGFFSLRNGLPEQIVNGREALWVERFTDSMRVQENGIGDDDVDEYARYLQDDAHLRASFEYFRALPQDIADNAEYGKTKLDMPVLALGARASLAEAVTTQATQYATTVSGGVIENSGHWIFEEQPAELTTRLLQFLQPA; from the coding sequence ATGGGCGGCAAGCGGGTTCCGGAGTCGTTCACCGAGCAGACCGCGCGTGTCGGTAACCTGACGATCAACTACATTCGCGGGGGTCGGGGCAGCACGCTGGTGCTACTGCACGGCTATCCACAAACGTGGTACATGTGGCGGAAGGTGCTGCCGGAGCTTGCCAGGCACTACACGGTCATCGCCCCCGATCTGCGGGGAGCTGGTGGCAGTGACGCCCCGGCAGGGGGCTATGACAAGAAGACACTCGCCGGCGACGTGTACGGGCTTCTCAGCCAACTCGGCCTCGAACAAGACGTCAGCCTCGTCGGCCATGACATCGGCGCCATGGTCGCGTACGCCTACGCCGCCGTCCACCCCGATCAGGTGAGCAAGCTCGTACTCGCGGAGGCACCCATCCCCGACCAGAGCCTCTACCAGGCACCAGCACTGACACCGAACGGGCCGGCCGCATGGAACTACGGCTTCTTCAGCCTCCGGAACGGGCTGCCGGAACAAATTGTGAACGGTCGGGAAGCCCTCTGGGTCGAGCGCTTCACCGATTCGATGCGAGTTCAGGAGAACGGCATCGGCGACGACGATGTCGACGAATACGCCCGGTACCTGCAAGACGACGCTCACCTGCGGGCCAGCTTCGAATACTTCCGAGCCCTACCCCAAGACATCGCCGACAACGCCGAGTACGGCAAGACGAAACTCGACATGCCGGTACTCGCCCTCGGCGCCCGCGCCAGCCTCGCGGAGGCAGTAACCACCCAGGCCACGCAGTACGCCACGACGGTAAGCGGCGGCGTCATCGAGAATTCCGGCCACTGGATCTTCGAAGAACAGCCAGCCGAACTTACCACCCGGCTCCTGCAATTCCTCCAGCCGGCCTGA
- a CDS encoding acetolactate synthase large subunit has product MNGAESLLRTLADAGVEVCFANPGTTELKLVGALEAVPQVRAVLGLFEGVVTGAADGYARMAGKPAATLLHLGPGLGHGLPNLHNARRANSPIVNIVGDHPTHHKSYDPPLESDIDTVARSLRGPVRRPENVAGVSQDAVSTLTEALEPPGQIATLIMPADVSWSDGVAADADGGRPVVLARPMPTVKPAVIKRIAELLRGQDESALIIGGPAGRAAGLCAASRIAAATGARVFLELHSARVEHGAGLPSFPHLGFYPDQVLRQLDGVRHVIVAGAPAPMAFFAYPGKPSCLVPDDAQTHVLAEVGEDATEALAALADLVASDHEPELVKPSRPAMPAGPLTVETWPAVIGALLPENAIVVDETISSGSGLHAATAGAPRHDVLQVCGGAMGGGMPLAIGAAVAAPHRPVIALEADGCAVYTLSALWTQARERLNITNVILNNRSYAILRQDWQRLGAGASDPHTNALLDLANPDIDFVGLARAFGVPGSRASTAEELAEQFNQAIAEPGPHLIEALIPPIA; this is encoded by the coding sequence ATGAACGGGGCGGAGTCGCTACTGCGAACCCTCGCTGACGCGGGAGTCGAGGTCTGCTTCGCCAATCCGGGCACGACCGAGCTGAAGCTGGTCGGTGCGTTGGAGGCGGTGCCGCAGGTACGCGCGGTCCTCGGCCTGTTCGAGGGTGTGGTCACCGGTGCGGCGGACGGGTACGCGCGGATGGCGGGCAAGCCCGCCGCGACGCTGCTGCATCTCGGACCGGGCCTCGGCCATGGCCTGCCGAACCTGCACAACGCCCGCCGGGCCAACTCGCCGATCGTGAACATCGTCGGCGACCACCCGACGCACCACAAGTCATACGACCCTCCGCTGGAATCCGACATCGACACCGTCGCCCGCTCACTTCGGGGCCCTGTCCGTCGGCCAGAGAACGTCGCCGGCGTGAGCCAGGACGCAGTCTCAACACTCACCGAAGCACTCGAACCACCCGGCCAGATCGCCACCCTGATCATGCCCGCCGACGTCTCGTGGTCCGACGGTGTGGCCGCCGATGCCGACGGGGGTCGACCGGTTGTGCTCGCCCGGCCGATGCCCACGGTCAAACCCGCAGTAATCAAGCGGATCGCCGAGCTACTACGCGGCCAAGACGAGTCGGCGCTGATCATCGGCGGCCCAGCGGGACGGGCGGCGGGACTGTGCGCGGCAAGCCGAATCGCCGCCGCCACCGGTGCCCGAGTCTTCCTGGAACTCCACTCGGCTCGGGTGGAACACGGGGCGGGACTGCCCTCGTTCCCGCATCTCGGCTTCTATCCCGATCAAGTCTTGCGGCAGCTCGACGGGGTACGGCACGTGATCGTCGCCGGCGCCCCCGCGCCGATGGCATTCTTCGCCTATCCCGGCAAGCCGAGCTGCCTGGTCCCCGATGACGCGCAGACCCACGTCCTCGCCGAAGTCGGCGAAGACGCAACCGAAGCATTGGCCGCGCTCGCCGACCTGGTCGCCTCCGACCACGAGCCGGAACTGGTCAAGCCGAGTCGTCCGGCGATGCCGGCCGGCCCGCTCACCGTCGAGACCTGGCCGGCGGTGATCGGCGCCCTCCTGCCAGAGAACGCGATCGTCGTGGACGAGACCATTAGCTCCGGCAGTGGGCTGCACGCCGCCACCGCCGGCGCGCCGCGCCACGACGTCCTGCAGGTATGCGGCGGCGCGATGGGCGGGGGGATGCCACTGGCCATCGGTGCCGCCGTCGCCGCACCGCACCGGCCGGTGATCGCCCTGGAGGCCGACGGCTGCGCCGTCTACACCCTCTCCGCGCTCTGGACCCAGGCGCGCGAACGCCTGAACATCACCAACGTGATCCTGAACAACCGCTCCTACGCGATTCTCAGGCAGGATTGGCAGCGCCTCGGAGCCGGCGCGTCGGACCCGCACACCAACGCGCTGCTGGACCTCGCCAACCCGGACATCGACTTCGTTGGGCTCGCCCGCGCGTTCGGTGTCCCCGGCAGCCGCGCCTCCACCGCGGAGGAACTGGCCGAACAGTTCAACCAGGCGATCGCCGAGCCGGGTCCACACCTGATCGAGGCGCTCATCCCGCCCATCGCCTGA